Proteins found in one Kangiella sediminilitoris genomic segment:
- a CDS encoding amidohydrolase family protein produces MIKTLSKWLAGTFICILILISAYLIWFINGVNFIYGAHTEVVDHTAFATPVELTAITDVSVLSPDGQEMLPNRTVVVDGGEIISVTLDGMIPPNATVINGSGKYIIPGLVDSHAHILKSPNDLLLYVANGVTHIRDLGGPPERLKLREEIKQGRIGPRMFVTSPPIDSLGFLEGAFWEIITFHKNTNSVEHAKELVKEFAEQGYDAIKTYHLDMPSYHAVNQLADEIGIPTTGHLPLTLELSELAVTKQKEIAHLEEIVRVLIREFGSINEQGSEAFYAHVESRSDEIIDDLLANDITVNSVLWFMESIHDQFSNLDEALMGVPIEYANPGIVEGTKDSEEFKVGWLPGYNQFEAVSDPSEDIYIQNDMFWKAREKAHHILLKAMVRRGVNIVAGTDSGANLVVPGFSIHDELESLNKAGMNTTQAILSATAAPAELMNSNAGIIEVGRRADLVILNKNPLVDIENTRTIDTVILNGQVLKRERLDAMLEAVKESNSKSRKINIDKYLHLK; encoded by the coding sequence ATGATTAAAACACTTTCGAAATGGCTAGCTGGTACCTTTATTTGCATTTTAATTCTTATATCGGCATACCTTATTTGGTTTATAAACGGCGTAAACTTTATTTATGGCGCCCACACAGAGGTTGTCGACCACACTGCTTTTGCTACTCCCGTTGAGCTGACGGCTATTACAGACGTCAGCGTACTTTCACCAGATGGTCAAGAGATGCTGCCTAACCGCACGGTAGTGGTCGACGGTGGGGAAATTATCTCTGTTACGTTAGACGGCATGATTCCACCTAATGCAACAGTAATTAATGGTAGTGGAAAATATATAATACCCGGGCTGGTGGATTCACACGCTCATATATTGAAAAGCCCCAATGACCTACTACTATATGTAGCTAATGGAGTCACCCATATACGTGACCTGGGTGGCCCGCCAGAACGTCTGAAGTTGCGTGAGGAAATAAAGCAGGGTCGTATCGGACCACGTATGTTTGTAACATCACCACCTATTGACTCGCTGGGATTCCTGGAAGGCGCTTTTTGGGAAATCATTACGTTCCATAAAAATACAAATAGTGTCGAACATGCAAAGGAACTGGTTAAAGAATTCGCAGAGCAAGGATACGATGCGATTAAAACCTATCATCTCGATATGCCAAGCTACCATGCTGTTAACCAGTTAGCTGACGAGATAGGTATACCAACAACTGGCCACCTGCCATTGACTTTAGAACTATCAGAGCTTGCTGTAACAAAACAAAAGGAAATTGCTCATCTTGAAGAAATTGTTCGTGTACTGATTCGAGAATTTGGCTCCATCAACGAGCAAGGAAGCGAGGCTTTTTATGCACATGTAGAGTCACGAAGCGATGAAATTATTGATGACCTTTTGGCAAATGACATCACGGTAAATTCCGTACTTTGGTTTATGGAGAGTATCCACGACCAGTTCAGTAATCTTGATGAGGCCCTAATGGGAGTACCTATCGAGTACGCTAACCCCGGTATTGTTGAGGGAACCAAAGATTCTGAGGAGTTTAAAGTGGGTTGGTTACCCGGCTATAATCAGTTCGAGGCAGTAAGTGATCCCTCGGAGGATATCTACATTCAGAATGATATGTTCTGGAAGGCTCGAGAAAAAGCACACCATATTCTGTTAAAAGCCATGGTTCGTCGTGGCGTTAATATAGTGGCTGGTACTGACTCAGGAGCTAACCTAGTGGTACCAGGGTTTTCTATACACGATGAACTAGAATCTCTTAACAAAGCAGGCATGAACACGACACAAGCAATCCTTTCTGCAACAGCCGCTCCCGCCGAATTAATGAACAGTAATGCGGGAATTATTGAAGTTGGCCGACGTGCGGATCTGGTTATACTCAACAAGAACCCTCTAGTGGATATTGAGAACACTCGTACTATTGATACCGTCATACTCAATGGCCAAGTGCTTAAACGCGAGCGGCTGGATGCAATGTTAGAAGCTGTTAAAGAATCTAACTCAAAAAGTCGGAAGATCAATATCGATAAGTATCTACATTTAAAATGA
- the egtD gene encoding L-histidine N(alpha)-methyltransferase — protein sequence MNTAQQVEEERQAILEGLLAEQKFINPKYFYNHKGSKLFEQITQLDEYYPTRTERKILLSKADEIANYIKRSALIVEPGAGSCKKIEFLLDALHPEVYVPQDVSKDFLEQSSKRLSNDYPWLEVFPIASDFSQPINLPERYQHYKKYAFYPGSTIGNFEPDEAHIFLKQMRQLVGSEGGMILGVDLHKDNDILHAAYNDNKGVTAQFNLNTLSHINEVLNSDFDVKKFEHHALYNSTQQRIEMYLRSQEDQSYEVQGQKIVFEKGELVHTEHSYKYTLQGIASLAKESGFFLEESWLDNNELFSVNYLSAI from the coding sequence GTGAATACAGCGCAACAAGTTGAAGAAGAACGGCAGGCCATCCTTGAGGGGTTGTTAGCAGAACAAAAGTTTATTAATCCTAAGTACTTTTATAATCACAAGGGCTCTAAGTTGTTCGAACAGATTACACAACTTGATGAGTATTACCCAACCAGGACAGAGCGTAAAATTTTACTGAGTAAGGCTGACGAGATTGCCAATTACATTAAGCGAAGTGCCTTAATTGTAGAGCCCGGCGCGGGAAGCTGTAAAAAAATAGAGTTTTTACTGGACGCACTGCATCCTGAGGTTTATGTCCCGCAGGATGTGTCTAAAGATTTTCTTGAACAATCCTCCAAACGACTTTCAAATGACTATCCCTGGCTTGAAGTTTTTCCTATCGCCAGTGATTTTTCACAACCCATTAACCTGCCTGAAAGATACCAGCATTATAAAAAGTATGCATTTTATCCCGGCTCAACTATTGGCAACTTTGAACCTGATGAAGCGCACATTTTTTTAAAGCAAATGAGACAGCTTGTTGGTAGCGAGGGTGGAATGATACTGGGTGTTGACCTACATAAAGATAATGACATTCTTCATGCTGCTTATAACGATAATAAGGGAGTTACCGCACAGTTTAACCTTAATACGTTGTCCCATATTAATGAAGTTCTTAATTCGGATTTTGATGTCAAAAAATTTGAACATCATGCATTGTATAATTCAACTCAGCAGCGGATTGAAATGTACCTTCGAAGCCAAGAGGATCAGAGTTATGAAGTACAAGGACAAAAAATAGTATTTGAAAAAGGTGAGTTGGTTCATACGGAACATTCATATAAATATACTCTTCAGGGAATTGCAAGCCTGGCCAAAGAGTCCGGGTTCTTTCTAGAAGAGAGTTGGCTTGATAATAATGAGCTGTTTAGCGTGAATTACTTAAGTGCCATTTGA
- the egtB gene encoding ergothioneine biosynthesis protein EgtB, whose protein sequence is MLEEIESNASLLNHEARFIRVRELTEVLCENLAVEDYGLQAVAETSPAKWHLAHTSWFFETFILCKYAADYKAYDSQFEFLFNSYYNAVGEQYPRAKRHLLSRPTVEEVFEYRKLVTDSISQLLNSATEDLLKKVIPLVELGIHHEQQHQELLLTDLKYNLFQNPMFPAYCATRSEAHFDGISSSPAQWSQFDSGLVTIGVNNLAGSSTFSFDNECPKHQVYLNSYELSNRLVTNGEYIEFIESGGYQQPKLWLSDGWDARKKNGWAAPLYWFKREGRWYHYTLLGIKPVNLSSPLCHISYYEADAYATWKSSRLPTEEEWEHAALQVSGSGNFLHTEHLEPIPVHSEIGIQQLFGDVWEWTQSSYRPYPGFKPLEGAVGEYNGKFMANQFVLRGGSCVTSQDHIRATYRNFFYPDARWQFSGFRLARDL, encoded by the coding sequence ATGCTGGAAGAGATTGAGTCTAATGCAAGTCTCCTAAATCATGAAGCTCGTTTTATAAGAGTGCGCGAGTTAACAGAGGTTTTGTGTGAAAATCTTGCCGTAGAGGACTACGGGCTGCAGGCCGTTGCAGAAACTAGTCCGGCAAAATGGCACTTAGCTCATACAAGCTGGTTTTTTGAAACCTTTATCTTGTGCAAGTATGCCGCTGACTATAAGGCTTACGATTCACAGTTTGAGTTCCTCTTTAACTCCTATTACAACGCAGTGGGAGAGCAGTATCCAAGAGCCAAAAGGCACCTATTATCACGGCCGACAGTCGAAGAGGTTTTTGAATATAGAAAGCTTGTTACAGATAGCATTAGTCAGCTGTTAAACTCGGCCACTGAAGACCTGCTCAAAAAGGTTATTCCTCTAGTAGAGCTCGGAATTCATCATGAACAGCAACATCAGGAGCTTTTGTTAACGGATTTAAAATACAACCTTTTTCAAAACCCAATGTTTCCAGCTTATTGTGCCACACGATCGGAAGCACATTTTGATGGTATTAGCAGCAGTCCTGCACAATGGAGTCAATTTGATTCTGGTCTCGTTACTATTGGAGTCAATAATTTAGCAGGGTCATCGACCTTCTCTTTTGATAACGAATGTCCTAAACACCAGGTTTACTTAAACTCTTATGAGCTGAGTAATCGTCTTGTAACTAATGGTGAATATATTGAGTTTATAGAAAGCGGGGGGTATCAGCAGCCAAAGCTTTGGCTTAGTGACGGTTGGGATGCCAGGAAGAAAAATGGCTGGGCCGCTCCTTTATACTGGTTTAAAAGAGAAGGCCGTTGGTATCACTATACTTTGCTTGGCATTAAGCCTGTCAACTTATCAAGTCCCCTCTGTCATATAAGCTACTATGAAGCCGATGCATATGCGACTTGGAAATCGTCGAGGCTTCCGACCGAAGAGGAGTGGGAGCATGCTGCGCTACAAGTCTCAGGTAGTGGTAACTTTTTACACACAGAGCATCTTGAGCCGATTCCTGTTCATAGTGAGATTGGCATTCAACAGTTGTTTGGTGATGTATGGGAGTGGACCCAAAGCAGTTACAGGCCGTATCCTGGCTTTAAACCACTAGAAGGGGCAGTTGGTGAGTACAACGGTAAGTTTATGGCAAATCAGTTTGTGTTGAGAGGCGGTTCCTGTGTGACGTCACAGGATCATATTCGTGCTACCTACCGTAATTTTTTCTACCCTGATGCCCGGTGGCAGTTTTCAGGTTTCCGTTTAGCCAGAGATCTATAG
- a CDS encoding PhzF family phenazine biosynthesis protein: MSKRYSVSVFAAENLLGTTAVVYVLTEPLEVRQMQALAQEERAPATCFLQLNDNNSINVRFFNTSHEILLCGHGLLACARVLTDYGFHSMTIKTVSDKVQVEVQSDSSVWVKFSELVAEPDLAPDWIATCLSVPPADVSRAGPSNGYWVMEWPADFDLSSLVINSDVLKSSTQRALIATQKSNRNKLDYCFRYFAPQHGVTEDKATGSANRVLTSYWSKKLGKPEVNALQLSPGGAFLKGRFEHGAVWISGNVFIDG; this comes from the coding sequence GTGTCTAAACGATATAGCGTATCCGTTTTTGCTGCTGAAAACCTACTCGGTACTACCGCGGTAGTTTATGTTCTTACCGAACCACTGGAAGTAAGGCAAATGCAAGCCCTTGCCCAGGAGGAGCGTGCACCTGCCACTTGTTTCTTACAGCTCAATGATAACAATTCAATTAATGTAAGGTTTTTTAATACTTCCCATGAAATTCTGCTCTGTGGTCACGGACTTTTAGCCTGTGCAAGAGTTTTGACAGATTATGGATTCCACTCTATGACCATAAAAACAGTCAGTGATAAGGTTCAGGTTGAAGTACAGTCTGATAGTTCCGTTTGGGTTAAGTTCTCAGAGCTTGTTGCTGAACCTGACTTAGCTCCTGACTGGATAGCAACTTGTTTAAGTGTACCCCCTGCTGATGTCAGTAGAGCTGGACCCAGTAATGGTTATTGGGTAATGGAGTGGCCCGCGGATTTTGACTTGTCATCCTTGGTGATTAACTCAGATGTGTTAAAAAGCTCTACTCAGAGAGCCCTTATCGCCACTCAAAAAAGTAACAGAAATAAACTTGATTACTGCTTTAGATACTTTGCTCCACAACACGGTGTTACTGAAGATAAAGCAACGGGTTCTGCCAATAGAGTGTTAACTTCATATTGGTCAAAAAAACTAGGCAAACCTGAAGTCAACGCGCTTCAATTATCTCCCGGAGGAGCTTTTCTTAAGGGACGATTTGAACATGGAGCCGTCTGGATTTCTGGTAATGTTTTTATTGATGGGTAA
- the cysK gene encoding cysteine synthase A gives MSKIYNSILDTIGNTPIVKINRLGPKHVNMFVKAEYFNPLASVKDRLAFAIINDAEKKGLLTPGQTVVEATSGNTGIALAMVCAAKGYPFVAVMTETFSVERRKIMRALGAKVVLTPAAERGTGMVKVAEQLADKNGWFLARQFENEANPAYHRNSTAPEILRAFANDDLDYFVSGYGTGGTITGVGEVLKVARPDIKIIATEPKVAALLKGQEWQPHKIQGWTPDFIADVMNTEIYDDVVLIDDVLARDTALELARNEGIFCGISAGATFAAALEVAKDAPEGSNILAMLPDTGERYMSTFLFEDIDEGSDDDVLATLNK, from the coding sequence ATGAGCAAAATTTACAATTCAATTCTGGATACAATAGGAAATACACCTATTGTAAAAATTAATCGCTTAGGTCCTAAGCACGTTAATATGTTTGTGAAGGCTGAGTATTTTAATCCCTTGGCATCGGTTAAAGATCGGTTAGCTTTTGCGATTATCAATGATGCGGAGAAAAAAGGATTATTAACGCCCGGGCAAACTGTTGTTGAGGCTACTTCAGGAAATACTGGTATTGCTTTGGCTATGGTCTGTGCCGCCAAAGGATATCCTTTTGTAGCTGTGATGACAGAAACATTTTCTGTTGAGCGCCGAAAAATTATGCGAGCACTAGGAGCAAAAGTTGTTCTTACACCAGCTGCAGAGCGCGGTACTGGTATGGTTAAAGTTGCTGAGCAACTAGCAGATAAAAATGGTTGGTTTTTAGCTCGCCAATTTGAAAATGAGGCAAACCCTGCCTATCACCGCAACTCAACCGCACCAGAAATACTAAGAGCTTTTGCTAACGATGATCTTGACTATTTTGTCAGTGGCTATGGTACAGGCGGTACTATTACCGGTGTGGGTGAAGTGCTTAAAGTCGCTCGTCCGGACATCAAAATTATTGCTACTGAACCAAAGGTTGCAGCTCTACTGAAAGGACAGGAATGGCAGCCACATAAGATTCAGGGCTGGACACCTGACTTTATAGCCGATGTGATGAATACTGAAATCTACGATGATGTTGTGCTTATTGATGATGTGTTGGCTCGGGACACTGCTCTGGAACTGGCTCGAAACGAGGGTATATTTTGTGGTATTTCGGCTGGTGCGACGTTCGCTGCTGCACTGGAGGTAGCTAAGGATGCCCCTGAAGGATCGAATATCTTGGCAATGTTGCCGGATACGGGTGAGCGCTATATGAGCACTTTCTTGTTTGAAGATATTGATGAAGGTTCGGATGACGATGTGTTAGCTACTTTAAATAAGTAG
- the cysG gene encoding siroheme synthase CysG: protein MEYFPITVKLQEQPCLIVGGGEIACRKLKSLLKADAKVSLVALEFSEEVLALAKQRGLKLYQEPFREYLLDDAYLAVAATDIKELNQQVSVAARSRNIWVNVVDDLELSTFIMPAIIDRSPLLVAVSTGGVSPVLARKIRETIEWLFPKNLGGLLRRLKQFRPLVKKKFPSLKNKRDFSEWYIENAIENNDVLSQGFSDVVSMYERQAEPVGKVYLVGAGPGDAELLTVKALKVLQKADIVLHDALVSDDILEQVRRDATLVNVGKRAKKHSVVQTETNRLLVHYANQGLTVVRLKGGDPFIYGRGGEELLQLVQAGVNYEVIPGITAASGCSSYAGIPLTHREYSQTVMFITAHCKNSEDSLNWQSLAREQQTVVVYMGLLRNETLSEQLIKHGRNASTPIALIENGTLPQQRVITGVLKDLPLLVRQHDIVSPSLIVIGEVAVLANDLGWFEKSQLITSNSHFNDTCPSGQYHDIKEAI, encoded by the coding sequence GTGGAGTATTTTCCAATTACAGTAAAACTTCAAGAGCAGCCCTGCCTGATTGTAGGAGGGGGTGAAATTGCCTGTAGGAAACTGAAAAGCTTATTAAAAGCTGACGCCAAAGTCAGCCTGGTGGCGCTTGAATTTTCTGAAGAAGTCTTGGCATTGGCTAAACAGCGTGGCTTGAAGTTGTATCAAGAACCTTTCAGGGAGTACCTACTTGATGACGCTTATCTTGCTGTGGCCGCCACAGATATCAAAGAACTGAATCAACAGGTCAGTGTAGCTGCCCGGTCTCGAAATATATGGGTTAATGTGGTTGATGACCTAGAGCTAAGTACTTTTATTATGCCTGCTATTATCGATCGTTCGCCTTTATTGGTTGCTGTATCAACTGGCGGTGTATCACCTGTTTTGGCCCGAAAAATACGTGAAACCATTGAATGGTTATTCCCAAAAAATTTAGGTGGTCTTCTCCGTAGGCTAAAGCAGTTTCGACCTTTGGTAAAAAAAAAGTTTCCGAGTTTAAAAAATAAACGAGATTTCTCGGAGTGGTACATTGAGAATGCGATTGAAAATAATGACGTTCTGAGTCAAGGCTTTTCTGATGTTGTTAGCATGTATGAACGGCAGGCAGAGCCTGTCGGGAAAGTATATTTAGTCGGAGCAGGGCCTGGTGATGCTGAGCTTCTAACGGTGAAAGCCTTAAAAGTCTTACAGAAGGCCGATATTGTTTTACATGATGCTCTGGTTTCAGATGACATTTTAGAGCAGGTAAGACGCGATGCGACATTGGTTAACGTTGGCAAACGTGCCAAGAAACATAGTGTAGTACAGACAGAAACTAACCGCCTACTAGTACACTATGCAAATCAGGGGTTGACTGTCGTTCGTTTAAAAGGTGGCGACCCCTTTATTTATGGTCGTGGCGGAGAAGAGTTGCTGCAGCTGGTTCAGGCCGGAGTTAATTATGAGGTTATACCCGGCATAACAGCAGCTTCGGGTTGCTCAAGTTATGCTGGTATTCCTTTGACTCACCGTGAATACTCACAGACGGTTATGTTTATAACAGCACACTGCAAGAACTCTGAAGATAGCTTAAATTGGCAGAGTTTAGCTAGAGAACAACAAACGGTTGTTGTATATATGGGACTATTAAGAAATGAAACTTTGTCAGAGCAGTTAATTAAGCATGGACGAAACGCATCGACCCCAATCGCTCTGATTGAAAATGGAACTTTGCCTCAGCAAAGAGTCATAACCGGTGTATTAAAGGATCTACCGTTACTAGTTAGGCAGCACGATATAGTTTCTCCTTCTCTGATCGTTATTGGTGAGGTTGCCGTGCTGGCGAATGACCTGGGCTGGTTTGAAAAAAGCCAGTTAATTACGTCGAATTCACATTTTAATGATACCTGCCCAAGTGGTCAGTATCACGATATTAAAGAGGCTATATAA
- a CDS encoding LysR substrate-binding domain-containing protein, translating to MKLQQLNYLVAIADNNLSITKAAEKLYTSQPGISKQLRLLESELETKIFERNGKQLAGITELGEEVISRARKVLHEINHIKNITNLINDSDSGRFSIATTQTQAQYVLPKVFSSFHGRYPNLTIDLQQGTSEQILSQLQKQEVDFAIASGNIDLGANIVKIPCFQWDRTVLFPHDHPLGDLKKIQLEDLAKYPIVTYPFMGNAKQSSLTDAFKKENLEPNIVFTARDADVIKTYVRNGFGIGIVASMAFSPQKDRDLLGYSTKDILPRCTTWLAFNKNIFLKKYMKDFINDFAPHISSEQLSHYIHQDYTSSLQLMHEHESDKAEDKPLPMHQMWHI from the coding sequence ATGAAATTACAGCAATTGAACTATCTAGTAGCCATTGCTGATAATAATCTGAGCATTACAAAAGCGGCTGAAAAACTATATACATCACAACCCGGTATAAGTAAGCAGCTAAGGTTATTAGAAAGTGAACTAGAGACTAAAATATTTGAGAGAAACGGCAAACAGCTGGCAGGTATCACAGAATTGGGTGAGGAAGTTATCAGTCGTGCTCGTAAGGTTCTTCATGAAATAAACCACATTAAAAATATTACCAACCTGATTAATGACAGCGACTCGGGAAGATTTTCAATTGCCACGACCCAAACCCAGGCTCAGTATGTCTTACCTAAGGTGTTCAGTAGCTTCCATGGCCGCTACCCTAATCTGACTATAGATTTACAACAGGGTACCTCGGAGCAGATTCTCAGTCAGCTGCAGAAACAAGAGGTAGACTTTGCCATTGCTTCAGGCAATATCGACTTGGGAGCAAATATTGTAAAAATTCCTTGTTTCCAATGGGATCGGACAGTTCTGTTCCCTCATGATCACCCTCTCGGAGATTTAAAAAAGATCCAGCTTGAAGACTTAGCAAAGTACCCGATTGTAACTTATCCATTTATGGGAAACGCAAAACAATCAAGTCTGACCGATGCCTTTAAAAAAGAAAATCTGGAGCCGAATATTGTATTCACTGCTCGCGATGCGGATGTTATTAAGACCTATGTACGCAATGGCTTTGGAATTGGCATAGTTGCAAGTATGGCATTTTCACCACAGAAGGATCGTGACCTGCTGGGATATTCAACAAAGGATATTTTACCTCGCTGCACAACCTGGTTGGCATTTAACAAAAATATATTCCTTAAAAAATATATGAAGGATTTTATCAATGATTTTGCACCTCATATATCAAGTGAACAGTTAAGTCACTATATACATCAGGACTACACCTCTTCATTACAACTAATGCATGAGCATGAATCCGATAAAGCAGAGGATAAACCATTACCGATGCACCAAATGTGGCACATTTAA
- a CDS encoding phosphoadenylyl-sulfate reductase codes for MSLASQSWLEQVNEKLESVSAQERAEFALENLPHNLALASSFGAQSAVSLHLLTQLKPDIPVILVDTGYLFPETYQFVDQLTKRLNLNLKVYRSELSTAWQEARYGKQWQNGKKGIQSYNNRNKVEPMDRALEELHIATWFSGLRRQQASSRETLPVVQSFKGRFKVHPIIDWGNKTIHEYLKRHDLPYHPLWHKGYVSIGDIHSTKPLSADMSEEETRFGGVVRECGLHLDTLSGL; via the coding sequence ATGAGTTTAGCAAGCCAATCATGGTTAGAGCAGGTAAATGAAAAATTAGAGAGTGTCTCAGCTCAGGAGCGTGCTGAGTTTGCCCTTGAGAATCTGCCACACAATTTAGCTCTGGCTTCAAGCTTTGGGGCACAGTCAGCGGTCAGTTTGCATCTGTTGACACAACTCAAACCTGATATTCCAGTAATATTAGTCGATACGGGCTATTTATTTCCTGAGACCTATCAGTTTGTTGATCAATTAACCAAACGTTTAAATCTTAACTTAAAAGTTTATCGCAGTGAGCTAAGCACCGCATGGCAGGAAGCTCGTTATGGTAAGCAATGGCAAAATGGTAAGAAGGGCATACAGTCTTACAATAACCGAAATAAAGTTGAGCCGATGGACAGGGCGCTTGAAGAGTTGCATATCGCAACCTGGTTTTCTGGATTGAGACGACAGCAAGCATCGTCTCGAGAAACTTTGCCGGTCGTTCAATCTTTTAAAGGGCGTTTTAAAGTTCACCCAATCATTGACTGGGGCAATAAGACGATTCATGAGTATTTAAAACGCCATGATTTACCTTATCATCCTCTATGGCACAAGGGATATGTGTCTATCGGTGATATCCATAGTACCAAGCCGCTCAGTGCTGACATGTCAGAGGAAGAAACTCGATTTGGTGGTGTTGTAAGAGAATGTGGGCTTCATCTAGATACTTTGTCTGGATTATAA
- the cysI gene encoding assimilatory sulfite reductase (NADPH) hemoprotein subunit: MSKVKPTEYDPKHHSDVETIKVNSNYLRGTLEESLQGEVTGAVADDDQMIIKFHGSYQQDDRDLRNERRKQKLEPLYSFMIRARLPGGVATSEQYKVLADIAQKYGGSSLRLTTRQTYQWHGVFKRDLKKTIAGINTALVDSIAACGDVNRNVMANPLYETSQLHQEVYEWSKKISEHLLPNTNAYHEIWLGGEKVETTEEPIYGKTYLPRKFKIAIAVPPYNDVDVYANDIGLVAIEEGGKLVGFNILAGGGMGSSHGDAETYPRAASVLGFCQPEDTLAAVEAILKVQRDYGNREVRKLARLKYTIDRLTVDVFKEVLADYLGWTLDQAKPFEFKHNGDRYGWIQTDDGNWHLTLYIHSGRIKDSEQSKIFSGLLAIANVHDGEFRCSPNQNLIISNVREENKATIESLLREYRISTGETETPTRLNSLACVAFPTCALAMAEAERYLPTLTGKIEEQLDQHGISDVPINIRMTGCPNGCARPYLGEIGFVGKAPGKYNLYLGASHQGDRVNKLYRENINEAQILEELSPLFERFAANRNDGEFFGDFVIREGYVDAVYNGEDFHR, from the coding sequence ATGAGTAAAGTAAAGCCAACAGAATATGATCCGAAGCATCACTCTGATGTTGAAACGATAAAGGTTAACAGTAATTATCTGCGAGGCACTTTAGAGGAGAGTTTGCAGGGGGAAGTTACGGGTGCGGTAGCCGATGATGATCAGATGATTATTAAATTCCATGGTTCCTACCAGCAGGATGACCGAGACCTACGAAATGAACGCCGCAAACAAAAGTTAGAACCTTTGTATTCGTTTATGATAAGGGCTCGTCTACCGGGTGGAGTGGCAACGTCAGAACAATATAAAGTGCTGGCAGATATTGCTCAGAAATATGGCGGTAGCAGTCTTCGTTTAACGACCCGACAAACGTACCAATGGCACGGAGTGTTTAAACGTGACCTGAAAAAAACGATCGCGGGGATTAATACGGCTTTAGTTGATTCGATAGCTGCCTGTGGAGATGTAAACCGCAATGTTATGGCAAATCCTCTGTATGAAACGTCACAACTTCATCAGGAGGTTTATGAATGGTCGAAAAAGATCAGTGAGCACTTGTTACCTAACACTAATGCTTATCATGAGATCTGGCTGGGTGGTGAGAAGGTAGAAACCACAGAAGAACCCATTTATGGCAAAACCTATCTACCAAGAAAATTTAAAATTGCCATTGCCGTTCCACCTTATAATGACGTTGATGTATATGCTAACGATATTGGCCTGGTTGCAATTGAAGAAGGTGGCAAGTTAGTTGGTTTTAATATATTGGCCGGCGGCGGTATGGGAAGTTCTCATGGCGATGCCGAGACATATCCTCGAGCGGCCAGTGTTCTAGGCTTTTGTCAGCCAGAAGATACCTTGGCAGCGGTCGAAGCAATTTTAAAAGTACAGCGCGACTATGGTAATCGAGAAGTCCGGAAACTTGCTCGGTTAAAGTACACCATTGATCGTTTAACTGTCGATGTTTTTAAAGAAGTTTTAGCCGACTATCTGGGGTGGACTCTGGATCAAGCAAAGCCATTTGAATTTAAACATAATGGTGACCGTTACGGCTGGATACAGACAGATGATGGTAACTGGCACCTCACATTATATATCCATAGTGGACGCATCAAGGATTCTGAGCAATCTAAAATCTTTAGCGGTTTATTGGCTATCGCAAATGTTCATGATGGAGAGTTTCGTTGCTCACCCAACCAGAATCTTATTATCAGTAATGTGAGAGAGGAAAATAAAGCCACTATCGAGAGTTTGCTCAGAGAATACAGGATCAGCACAGGTGAAACAGAAACGCCTACACGTTTAAATTCACTGGCATGTGTGGCTTTCCCTACATGTGCTCTAGCCATGGCTGAAGCTGAACGCTACTTGCCAACATTAACTGGTAAAATTGAAGAACAGCTTGATCAGCATGGCATTTCTGATGTTCCCATTAATATTCGCATGACGGGTTGTCCCAATGGTTGTGCACGCCCCTACCTGGGTGAGATTGGTTTTGTTGGAAAAGCACCGGGGAAATATAACCTATACCTTGGTGCAAGCCATCAGGGCGATCGTGTCAATAAGCTCTATCGTGAAAATATTAATGAAGCTCAAATTTTAGAAGAATTATCTCCACTCTTTGAGCGCTTTGCCGCAAACCGAAATGACGGAGAATTTTTTGGTGATTTTGTGATACGCGAAGGCTATGTTGATGCCGTTTACAACGGTGAAGACTTTCATCGTTAA